The Carnobacterium sp. 17-4 genome has a window encoding:
- a CDS encoding 16S rRNA (uracil(1498)-N(3))-methyltransferase yields the protein MQRYFLKEDLTDYKNQTISISGDAFHHMVKVMRMKVDHRVYLVTKGQKAFIARINAIEEKEVQLNWVEDDLRQQELPIEVTIASGLPKGDKLDLIIQKGTELGASAFIPFAGSFSITKWDTKKAVKKIERLQKIAQEAAEQSHRTKIPTIESLSSVKQLVEMKGNFDVCLVAYEESAKAGEDQNFVKGLKQVPVGGKLLIIFGPEGGLSKEEVDAFLQNGFLPCALGPRILRTETAPLYALAATSYHFELMHK from the coding sequence ATGCAACGTTATTTTTTGAAAGAGGATTTAACAGATTATAAAAATCAAACCATTTCAATTAGCGGAGATGCTTTTCATCATATGGTAAAAGTTATGCGCATGAAAGTTGATCATCGTGTGTATCTTGTCACAAAAGGTCAAAAAGCTTTCATTGCTAGAATCAATGCTATAGAAGAGAAAGAAGTTCAGTTAAATTGGGTAGAAGATGACCTTAGACAACAAGAATTACCAATTGAAGTAACAATCGCAAGTGGACTTCCTAAAGGCGATAAGTTAGATTTAATCATTCAAAAGGGAACAGAATTAGGCGCAAGTGCTTTTATTCCTTTTGCAGGTTCTTTTTCAATTACAAAATGGGACACCAAAAAAGCGGTTAAAAAAATTGAACGGTTACAAAAAATTGCGCAAGAAGCAGCTGAACAATCTCATCGTACAAAAATCCCAACAATTGAGTCGCTCTCTTCAGTAAAACAGTTGGTTGAGATGAAAGGAAATTTTGATGTCTGTTTAGTAGCTTATGAAGAAAGTGCTAAAGCGGGAGAAGATCAAAATTTCGTTAAAGGATTGAAACAGGTTCCTGTTGGCGGTAAGTTGTTGATCATTTTTGGTCCAGAAGGCGGATTATCAAAAGAAGAAGTCGATGCTTTCCTCCAAAATGGTTTTTTACCTTGTGCATTAGGTCCAAGAATTTTAAGAACAGAAACTGCACCGTTATATGCTTTAGCAGCAACCTCGTATCATTTTGAATTAATGCATAAATGA
- the deoC gene encoding deoxyribose-phosphate aldolase, protein MELNKTIDHTILKPEATEAQIITLCEEAAEYNFMSVCVNPTWVKKSAELLKGTDVKVCTVIGFPLGANTPEVKAFEAENAIQNGATEVDMVINIGALKGGDDALVQRDIESVVNVSKGKALSKVIIETALLTDEEKVRACELAKKAGADYVKTSTGFSTGGATLEDIKLMRATVGPDMGVKASGGVRTTEDAKQFIEAGATRLGSSNGLAIVKG, encoded by the coding sequence ATAGAATTAAATAAAACAATTGACCACACGATATTAAAACCAGAAGCAACAGAAGCACAAATCATTACACTTTGTGAAGAAGCTGCAGAGTATAACTTTATGTCTGTATGTGTAAATCCAACTTGGGTTAAAAAATCCGCTGAGTTACTTAAGGGTACAGATGTAAAAGTTTGTACAGTTATTGGTTTTCCTTTAGGAGCTAATACACCAGAAGTTAAGGCTTTTGAAGCAGAAAATGCGATTCAAAATGGCGCAACAGAAGTAGACATGGTTATCAATATTGGCGCTCTTAAAGGTGGAGATGACGCTTTAGTTCAACGTGATATTGAAAGTGTAGTAAATGTTTCAAAAGGAAAAGCTTTATCAAAAGTTATTATTGAAACAGCTCTATTAACTGATGAAGAAAAAGTACGTGCATGTGAACTTGCTAAAAAAGCAGGAGCTGATTATGTGAAAACATCTACTGGTTTTTCAACAGGTGGAGCAACACTTGAAGATATTAAATTAATGCGTGCTACTGTAGGGCCAGATATGGGAGTTAAAGCAAGTGGCGGTGTTCGCACAACTGAAGATGCTAAACAATTTATTGAAGCTGGAGCAACTCGCTTAGGTTCTTCAAATGGACTAGCAATCGTTAAAGGTTAG
- a CDS encoding RelA/SpoT family protein — MPKNKDYTAQEVIALTVTYMNSSHVAFVKKACDFATNAHKDQFRKSGEPYIIHPIQVAGILAELKMDPVTVATGFLHDVVEDTEYTFEDISREFSPEVAMLVDGVTKLGKIKYKSHEEQQAENHRKMLLAMAKDLRVIMVKLADRLHNLRTLKFHRPEKQRRIANETLEVYAPLAHRLGINLIKWELEDTSLRYLNPQQYYRIVHLMNSKREEREKYITDSISKIEESVEELNISADITGRPKHIYSIYRKMRDQKKQFDQIYDLLAIRVIVDSIKDCYAVLGAIHTRWKPMPGRFKDYIAMPKSNMYQSIHTTVIGEFGKPIEVQIRTKEMHAVAEYGVAAHWAYKEGITRKVEDDSDGKKISWFRDIIELQDESSDASDFMESVKEDIFKDKVYVFTPKGDVSELPSGAGPLDFAFNIHTEIGNKTTGAKVNGKIVPLNYKLKTGDIIEILTSPNSYGPSRDWINLVSTSKAKNKIKRFFKLQDREVNVIKGRELVEKQLTEMQFPPKNFLTKNNIKMLLERFNFTSEDDLYAAVGYGELTALVVANRLTEKERRERDLEKKIQDTTSIELKTKKEPEKIKIKHEGGIVIQGIDNLLIRISRCCNPVPGDEIVGYITKGRGVSIHRKTCPNVLAAKDAENRLIDVEWEDTTSKSQEYNAELQIIGYNRSGLLNEVLQVVNSMTKNLNNVNGKVDNNKMATITLTVGIQNIQQLDKIVEKIKSIPDVYNVKRMSS; from the coding sequence ATGCCTAAAAATAAAGATTATACTGCACAAGAAGTAATTGCCTTAACTGTTACTTATATGAATAGCAGTCATGTGGCTTTTGTCAAAAAAGCATGCGATTTTGCTACGAATGCCCATAAAGATCAATTCAGGAAATCTGGAGAGCCTTATATTATTCATCCGATACAAGTAGCGGGCATTTTAGCTGAATTAAAAATGGACCCTGTAACAGTGGCAACGGGATTTCTTCATGATGTTGTAGAAGATACTGAATACACTTTTGAAGATATTTCCAGAGAGTTTTCACCTGAAGTAGCCATGCTCGTTGATGGCGTTACTAAATTAGGGAAAATTAAATATAAATCACACGAAGAACAACAAGCAGAAAATCACCGTAAAATGTTGCTGGCAATGGCAAAAGACCTAAGAGTTATCATGGTTAAGTTAGCTGACCGTTTGCACAATTTACGCACATTAAAATTCCATAGACCAGAAAAGCAAAGACGTATCGCAAATGAAACTCTTGAAGTCTATGCTCCACTAGCTCATCGATTAGGGATCAATTTAATTAAATGGGAATTAGAAGACACTTCTTTGCGTTACCTAAATCCTCAACAATATTACCGTATTGTTCATTTAATGAATTCTAAAAGAGAAGAACGAGAAAAATATATCACAGATTCTATTTCAAAAATTGAAGAATCTGTAGAGGAATTAAATATATCTGCAGATATTACAGGCAGACCAAAACACATCTATTCCATTTACCGCAAAATGCGCGATCAGAAGAAACAGTTTGATCAAATTTATGATCTATTAGCTATACGGGTTATTGTAGACTCTATTAAAGATTGTTATGCAGTGTTAGGTGCGATCCATACACGTTGGAAACCGATGCCTGGCAGATTTAAAGATTATATTGCCATGCCAAAATCGAATATGTATCAATCCATCCATACTACCGTTATAGGGGAATTTGGTAAACCTATAGAAGTTCAAATCCGCACAAAAGAAATGCATGCAGTTGCGGAATATGGAGTTGCGGCTCACTGGGCATATAAAGAAGGCATTACCAGAAAAGTTGAAGATGATTCAGATGGTAAAAAAATCTCTTGGTTTAGAGATATTATTGAATTACAAGATGAATCCAGTGATGCAAGTGACTTTATGGAAAGTGTCAAAGAAGATATTTTTAAAGACAAAGTTTACGTCTTTACACCAAAAGGCGATGTCAGTGAATTGCCTTCTGGTGCTGGTCCGTTAGATTTTGCATTTAATATTCATACTGAAATAGGAAATAAGACGACTGGTGCTAAAGTTAATGGAAAAATTGTTCCCTTAAATTACAAATTAAAAACGGGTGACATCATTGAAATATTAACTTCTCCAAATTCTTATGGACCAAGTCGTGATTGGATTAATTTAGTATCAACCAGTAAAGCCAAAAATAAAATAAAACGTTTCTTTAAACTACAAGATCGTGAAGTTAATGTCATAAAGGGTCGCGAATTGGTTGAAAAACAGTTAACTGAAATGCAATTTCCGCCGAAAAATTTCTTGACAAAAAATAATATCAAAATGCTTTTAGAAAGATTTAATTTTACTTCAGAAGACGATCTATACGCTGCTGTAGGATATGGTGAATTAACAGCTCTTGTAGTAGCCAATCGCTTAACGGAAAAAGAGCGCAGAGAGCGAGATCTTGAAAAGAAAATCCAAGATACTACGTCAATAGAATTGAAAACTAAAAAAGAGCCTGAAAAAATTAAAATAAAACATGAGGGCGGCATTGTCATTCAAGGAATAGACAATTTACTGATTCGGATTAGTCGTTGTTGCAATCCTGTTCCGGGTGATGAGATTGTTGGGTATATTACAAAAGGCCGCGGGGTTTCGATTCATCGGAAAACATGTCCAAATGTTTTAGCAGCAAAAGATGCTGAAAATCGATTGATTGATGTTGAGTGGGAAGATACGACATCTAAGAGTCAAGAATACAATGCGGAATTACAGATTATTGGTTATAATCGTTCCGGTTTGTTGAATGAAGTATTGCAAGTTGTAAACAGTATGACCAAAAATTTAAACAATGTGAATGGAAAAGTAGACAATAACAAAATGGCTACTATTACATTAACAGTGGGTATTCAAAATATTCAACAATTAGATAAAATTGTTGAAAAAATAAAATCAATTCCTGATGTATACAATGTGAAAAGAATGTCTTCTTAA
- the dtd gene encoding D-aminoacyl-tRNA deacylase: MRVVIQRTKHASVSIEESVVGEITHGFVLLVGIEEEDQQDDIEYLVRKISKMRIFEDTQGKMNLSIEDVGGEILSISQFTLHADTKKGNRPSFIKAAKPDTAIPIYDAFNAQLRATGLTVQTGTFGADMQVSLVNDGPVTIIIDSKQR, encoded by the coding sequence ATGAGAGTTGTCATACAAAGAACAAAGCACGCAAGCGTCAGTATTGAAGAATCGGTTGTGGGAGAGATTACTCACGGATTCGTTCTATTGGTTGGAATAGAAGAAGAGGATCAACAAGATGATATTGAATACCTTGTACGTAAAATCAGTAAAATGCGTATCTTTGAAGATACACAAGGAAAAATGAATTTAAGTATAGAGGATGTTGGTGGAGAAATTCTTTCCATTTCTCAATTTACACTACATGCTGACACTAAAAAAGGGAATCGCCCAAGTTTTATTAAAGCAGCAAAACCAGACACGGCTATTCCAATTTATGATGCGTTTAATGCTCAGTTAAGAGCGACCGGTCTAACGGTTCAAACAGGAACCTTTGGCGCAGACATGCAAGTTTCACTTGTAAATGATGGTCCGGTAACCATTATCATAGATAGTAAACAACGTTAA
- a CDS encoding N-acetylmuramoyl-L-alanine amidase encodes MENKLTLKKKKKIVTLFIIALFIGLTTFATVVLANQGTIKVDASVVNVRTGPGLSYDIMTQVTGGEKVTMLTEENEWYKVRLSNDQIGWIASWLIENTEVSAATNKIGVVTGEEVNIRSESNADSTILGKVVNGTELTVLFQQEGWTQIQYYGQVAWISSELIEITESATETTTVAVAEENSAPIQTVTTRSGSTNIRTSPSVESSVVATAEKGESFTYLSAEGDWYQIELASGETGYVANWVVDLSANKTPAPPANITSLAEATIVIDAGHGGDDPGALAHSFYEKDVTLDTAKLVANRLRDAGANVILTRSDDEFVSLDERAVISNQSNADAFISLHYDSTEIANEISGTTTYYYHDKDMPLAEIVNANLKQNGLLPNNGVRFGDFYVTRENTQPAILLELGYLNNDVDQDTVNSVSYQSSIAEILYQSLNQYFIP; translated from the coding sequence GTGGAAAATAAATTAACATTAAAAAAGAAAAAAAAGATTGTTACATTGTTCATCATTGCATTGTTTATCGGCTTAACTACTTTTGCCACTGTCGTTCTGGCTAATCAAGGAACCATCAAAGTGGATGCAAGTGTTGTCAATGTCCGAACGGGGCCAGGACTATCTTACGACATTATGACACAGGTTACTGGTGGAGAAAAAGTAACCATGTTAACCGAGGAAAATGAATGGTATAAAGTGCGTTTAAGCAATGATCAGATCGGTTGGATCGCCAGCTGGCTTATTGAAAATACCGAAGTGAGTGCTGCAACCAATAAAATTGGTGTGGTTACTGGAGAAGAAGTAAATATACGTAGTGAAAGCAATGCGGACTCTACTATTCTTGGAAAAGTAGTCAATGGAACAGAGCTAACCGTGTTGTTCCAACAAGAAGGCTGGACACAAATTCAATACTATGGACAAGTTGCTTGGATCAGTTCAGAGTTAATTGAAATTACTGAATCAGCTACTGAAACAACCACAGTTGCAGTAGCTGAAGAAAATTCAGCGCCTATACAAACCGTTACAACTCGTAGCGGTAGCACGAATATCCGTACCAGTCCTTCTGTTGAAAGTAGTGTTGTAGCAACTGCTGAAAAAGGAGAAAGTTTCACCTATCTCTCTGCTGAAGGCGATTGGTATCAAATAGAGTTAGCAAGTGGCGAAACAGGTTATGTAGCAAACTGGGTGGTAGACTTATCAGCCAACAAAACACCTGCACCACCTGCCAATATCACTTCTTTAGCTGAAGCAACAATCGTAATTGATGCCGGACATGGTGGAGATGATCCTGGTGCCTTAGCACATTCATTTTATGAAAAAGATGTTACGTTAGATACAGCTAAACTCGTGGCTAACCGATTGCGTGATGCTGGAGCAAATGTTATCTTGACGCGTTCAGATGATGAATTTGTCAGTTTAGATGAGCGAGCGGTCATCAGTAATCAATCAAATGCAGATGCATTCATTAGTTTACATTATGATTCAACTGAAATAGCTAATGAAATCAGTGGTACTACAACGTACTATTACCATGACAAAGACATGCCATTAGCTGAGATCGTAAATGCTAATTTGAAACAAAATGGCTTATTGCCAAATAACGGTGTACGATTCGGGGATTTCTACGTCACTAGAGAAAATACTCAGCCTGCTATCCTGCTTGAATTGGGATATCTAAATAATGATGTAGATCAAGATACGGTCAATTCCGTATCCTATCAATCTTCTATTGCAGAAATTCTTTATCAATCATTGAATCAATACTTTATTCCGTAA
- the hisS gene encoding histidine--tRNA ligase produces MAIQKPKGTADLLPEDSRKWQYVEEILNMVLADYQFGEIRTPIFESYDLFSRGVGETSDIVSKEMYDFFDKGERHMSLRPEGTAPVVRAFVENKLFGPEHNKPYKVYYKGPMFRYERPQGGRMRQFHQLGVEVFGSTNPATDVESMALAMALFEELGLEKLTLVINSLGDSESRVAYREALIAYLKPHFEELSADSQTRLHKNPLRVLDSKDKKDKEIVKNAPSILDYLSEDSAKHFETVKEMLTALDIPFVIDSNMVRGLDYYTHTIFEVMSDAPGFGAITTICAGGRYDGLVEEVGGPATPGFGFALGLERLMMTLEAEEIDIPDTHEVDVYVIGLGEATNLESLKIVQAARGAGLSAERDYMNRKIKGQFKTASKLNAKVVITLGDAELEQKEVNFKVMKTGNESKVPLTEVYKDFEKLFNLKVADMTAFNDFFNKED; encoded by the coding sequence ATGGCTATTCAAAAACCTAAAGGGACAGCAGATTTATTACCCGAAGATTCAAGAAAATGGCAATACGTTGAAGAAATTTTAAATATGGTATTGGCTGATTATCAATTTGGAGAAATAAGAACACCTATTTTTGAGAGCTATGATTTATTTTCTCGCGGTGTAGGAGAAACAAGCGATATCGTTTCAAAAGAAATGTATGATTTCTTTGATAAAGGCGAACGTCATATGTCGCTTCGTCCAGAAGGAACAGCTCCAGTTGTTCGTGCATTTGTTGAAAATAAATTATTCGGACCTGAACACAATAAACCATACAAAGTTTATTATAAAGGTCCAATGTTCCGCTATGAACGTCCTCAAGGCGGCAGAATGAGACAATTTCACCAATTAGGTGTTGAAGTTTTTGGCAGTACGAACCCGGCAACAGATGTAGAATCAATGGCTCTTGCTATGGCTTTGTTTGAAGAACTTGGGCTAGAAAAATTGACTTTAGTGATCAATTCACTAGGGGATTCTGAAAGTCGTGTAGCTTATAGAGAAGCTTTAATTGCTTATTTAAAACCTCATTTCGAAGAGTTAAGTGCCGATTCGCAAACACGTTTGCACAAAAATCCATTACGTGTATTAGACAGTAAAGATAAAAAAGATAAAGAAATCGTTAAAAATGCTCCATCTATTCTAGATTATTTAAGTGAAGATTCAGCAAAACACTTTGAAACCGTTAAAGAAATGTTAACAGCTTTAGACATTCCTTTTGTGATCGACAGCAACATGGTTAGAGGATTAGACTACTATACGCACACGATTTTTGAAGTAATGAGCGATGCTCCAGGATTTGGTGCAATCACAACAATTTGTGCCGGTGGCCGTTATGACGGATTAGTAGAAGAAGTCGGTGGTCCTGCTACTCCTGGTTTTGGTTTCGCATTAGGCTTAGAACGTTTAATGATGACATTAGAAGCAGAAGAAATTGACATACCGGATACCCATGAAGTAGATGTCTATGTAATTGGTTTAGGAGAAGCAACAAACCTTGAGTCACTTAAGATTGTTCAAGCTGCTCGAGGAGCTGGGTTGTCTGCTGAACGGGATTACATGAATCGTAAAATAAAAGGCCAGTTTAAAACAGCTTCAAAACTAAATGCCAAAGTGGTAATTACTTTAGGCGATGCAGAATTAGAACAAAAAGAAGTGAATTTTAAAGTCATGAAGACTGGAAATGAATCAAAAGTTCCATTAACAGAGGTCTACAAAGATTTTGAAAAACTATTCAATTTAAAAGTAGCAGATATGACAGCTTTCAATGACTTTTTCAATAAAGAAGATTAA
- the aspS gene encoding aspartate--tRNA ligase, producing MGKRTEYCGKVSRDLLGQEIILKGWVQKRRDLGDLIFIDLRDREGIVQIVFNPTFSKEALAIAEDVRSEYVLEVKGKVVERKEAVVNKNISTGELEVEVYDVKVLNASKTTPFYIEDGVAVSDDKRMQYRYLDLRRPEMTQNMILRHQMTKSIRHYLDDRNFIDTETPYLTKSTPEGARDYLVPSRVHPGHFYALPQSPQLFKQLLMGAGFDRYYQIVRCFRDEDLRGDRQPEFTQVDIETSFLEPEEIQSFTEELLAKVLKDTKDVELTLPFPRMGYDEAISRYGSDKPDVRFGLELVDVSDLVKDSSFKVFSGAIENGGAVKAINAKGAASNYSRKDIDALGEFVSVYGAKGLAWLKVEDDGLKGPIAKFFKEDAEALIEKMEAETGDLLLFVADKKSVVHDSLGALRSKLGKELELIDESVYAFMWIVDWPLLEYDEEAGRYSAAHHPFTMPKESDIDLLETDPGKVYAQAYDIVLNGYELGGGSIRIHTRDLQEKMFTALGFSKEEAEEQFGFLLEALDYGFPPHGGIALGLDRFAMLLAGKENIREVIAFPKNGKATDPLTSAPSLVSEAQLDELSIHTTKIED from the coding sequence ATGGGAAAAAGAACAGAATATTGCGGGAAAGTCTCTCGTGATTTATTAGGACAAGAAATAATCTTAAAAGGATGGGTACAAAAAAGAAGAGATTTAGGAGATTTGATTTTTATTGATTTACGCGACCGCGAAGGAATCGTTCAAATCGTTTTTAACCCAACTTTTTCAAAAGAAGCATTAGCTATCGCTGAAGACGTACGTAGTGAATATGTCCTTGAAGTTAAAGGGAAAGTTGTTGAAAGAAAAGAAGCTGTTGTAAATAAGAATATCTCAACAGGAGAATTAGAAGTCGAAGTATACGATGTCAAGGTTCTTAACGCTTCAAAAACAACACCGTTTTATATTGAAGATGGTGTAGCCGTATCCGATGATAAAAGAATGCAATACCGTTACCTTGATCTAAGACGTCCAGAGATGACTCAGAATATGATTTTGCGTCACCAAATGACAAAATCAATTCGTCACTATTTAGATGACCGCAACTTTATTGATACTGAAACACCGTATTTAACAAAATCAACTCCAGAAGGTGCGCGAGACTACTTGGTACCGTCACGAGTTCATCCAGGTCATTTTTATGCATTGCCTCAATCGCCACAATTATTCAAACAACTATTAATGGGTGCTGGATTTGATCGCTATTATCAAATTGTGCGTTGTTTTAGAGATGAAGATTTACGTGGAGACCGTCAACCGGAGTTTACTCAAGTCGATATTGAAACCAGCTTTTTGGAGCCTGAAGAAATCCAATCATTTACTGAAGAATTATTAGCTAAAGTACTAAAAGATACAAAAGACGTTGAATTGACGTTACCATTCCCACGTATGGGATATGACGAAGCAATTAGTCGTTACGGTAGTGATAAACCAGATGTTCGTTTTGGATTAGAATTAGTAGACGTTAGTGATTTAGTGAAAGATTCTAGTTTCAAAGTCTTTAGTGGAGCAATTGAAAATGGTGGAGCTGTTAAAGCCATCAACGCTAAAGGAGCTGCCAGCAACTACTCTCGAAAAGATATTGATGCTCTAGGCGAATTCGTTTCTGTCTATGGAGCTAAAGGTTTAGCATGGTTGAAAGTTGAAGATGATGGCTTAAAAGGACCAATCGCTAAATTCTTTAAAGAAGATGCAGAAGCATTGATTGAAAAAATGGAAGCTGAAACAGGTGACTTGTTGTTGTTTGTGGCTGATAAAAAATCTGTTGTCCATGATTCATTAGGCGCACTGCGTTCGAAATTAGGGAAAGAATTAGAATTAATCGATGAATCCGTTTATGCGTTTATGTGGATCGTTGACTGGCCATTACTGGAGTATGATGAAGAAGCAGGACGCTACTCAGCTGCTCATCACCCGTTCACAATGCCAAAAGAATCTGATATTGATTTACTTGAAACGGATCCTGGAAAAGTCTATGCTCAAGCATATGATATTGTATTAAATGGCTACGAATTGGGCGGAGGTTCAATTAGAATTCATACTCGTGACTTACAAGAAAAAATGTTTACAGCTTTAGGATTTTCAAAAGAAGAAGCAGAAGAACAATTTGGGTTCTTGTTAGAAGCACTTGACTATGGTTTCCCTCCACATGGTGGAATTGCCTTAGGACTTGACCGATTTGCAATGCTATTGGCAGGTAAAGAAAATATTCGTGAAGTGATTGCTTTCCCTAAAAATGGAAAAGCGACAGATCCATTAACTTCAGCACCTAGTTTGGTTAGTGAAGCACAATTAGATGAATTATCAATTCATACAACAAAAATTGAAGATTAA
- the sppA gene encoding signal peptide peptidase SppA — MNAKRWSAIGVALGIFIFSLFFSNYFSYIVEEQEATESLSDNLLGFLGTTVLEESLLEAGDTSKRIVLLSVDGTILDGQTSGFTGDSVYDHDLFLQQLEQVLVDDTIKAIVLSVNTPGGGTYESAQIKDKLVEIQETTEKPIYVSMGSMAASGGYYISASAEKIFASEETLTGSIGVIMSGTNFSELFEKIGVDDTTIKSGEFKDIGSSTRTMTEEDAEILQTMVNTSYDRFVDVIVEGRGMDEAVVRTIADGRIYDGAQAVSNGLVDEIGYQEDALEAIKKDYDLEDAEIFTYQGPAMSFSSLFSSKVSSLFQSGESMNSDIDKLMTAIGTPDSPKMMYYYGGE; from the coding sequence ATGAATGCAAAAAGATGGAGTGCAATTGGTGTTGCACTAGGTATTTTTATTTTTTCACTATTTTTTAGTAATTATTTTTCTTATATTGTTGAAGAACAAGAAGCAACTGAATCGTTAAGCGATAACTTATTAGGTTTTTTGGGTACAACTGTATTGGAAGAAAGTTTATTAGAAGCTGGAGACACTTCTAAACGGATCGTATTATTGTCTGTAGATGGAACAATTTTAGATGGTCAGACATCTGGCTTCACTGGAGATTCAGTATACGATCATGACTTATTTTTACAACAGTTGGAACAAGTATTAGTAGATGATACGATTAAAGCAATTGTTTTATCCGTCAATACTCCAGGCGGTGGTACATATGAAAGTGCTCAAATAAAAGACAAATTAGTTGAAATTCAAGAAACAACTGAAAAACCTATTTATGTTTCAATGGGAAGCATGGCTGCTAGTGGTGGGTACTATATTTCAGCTTCAGCAGAAAAAATATTTGCTTCTGAAGAAACTCTGACAGGATCGATTGGTGTGATTATGTCTGGAACGAATTTTAGCGAGTTGTTTGAAAAAATCGGAGTCGATGACACTACCATTAAAAGTGGTGAGTTTAAAGATATTGGATCTTCAACTCGAACAATGACTGAAGAAGACGCAGAAATTTTACAAACAATGGTAAATACATCGTATGATCGCTTTGTAGATGTTATTGTTGAAGGACGTGGAATGGATGAAGCAGTCGTTAGGACAATAGCTGATGGCCGTATTTACGATGGAGCACAAGCTGTTTCAAATGGTTTAGTCGATGAAATCGGTTATCAAGAAGATGCACTTGAAGCGATTAAAAAAGATTACGATTTAGAAGATGCAGAAATATTTACTTATCAAGGTCCTGCAATGTCATTTTCTTCGTTATTTAGTTCTAAAGTAAGTAGTCTATTTCAATCAGGTGAGTCAATGAACTCAGATATTGATAAATTGATGACGGCAATTGGAACACCAGATTCTCCTAAGATGATGTATTATTATGGAGGTGAATAG
- a CDS encoding RDD family protein gives MSTTSNNNEQEHLKEATQAKKGDTKELDLSELKKALAIEEAELEQAKRLNRLEQQKEQMKATIIEEDSAVKPASQESQVKSTEKMNPQDLRDARRKYWQEKQKQEERKRKPYHSYPTFFYTGFWFRLFAFLIDLLVISSINRLIVQPLFLLLRYPLNDDAFSAFSLSKLAIYLLYFVLVTKLTNGQTIGKIIFGIRVVSFKEEKLSWATVIIRECFSRYILKVFPFIYLMVLFTQEKQHLGDFFSDTSVVSENLIRANQLSFEKQ, from the coding sequence ATGAGTACAACTTCCAATAATAATGAGCAGGAGCACTTGAAAGAGGCGACCCAAGCAAAAAAAGGCGATACAAAAGAACTAGATTTGAGTGAGTTGAAAAAAGCATTAGCTATTGAAGAAGCAGAACTTGAACAAGCCAAACGGTTAAACCGTTTGGAACAACAAAAAGAACAAATGAAAGCAACGATTATTGAGGAAGATTCTGCTGTTAAGCCAGCTTCACAAGAATCTCAAGTTAAATCAACAGAAAAAATGAATCCGCAAGATCTTAGAGATGCTAGACGAAAGTACTGGCAAGAAAAACAAAAACAAGAAGAACGCAAACGCAAACCTTATCACAGTTACCCTACCTTTTTTTATACGGGATTTTGGTTTAGACTTTTTGCTTTTTTAATTGATTTACTCGTAATCTCAAGTATCAATCGATTAATTGTTCAACCGCTGTTCTTATTATTAAGGTATCCATTAAATGATGATGCATTTTCAGCATTCTCATTAAGTAAGTTGGCTATATACTTACTTTATTTTGTACTGGTAACAAAATTAACGAATGGCCAAACAATTGGGAAAATCATTTTTGGTATTCGAGTAGTCAGCTTTAAAGAAGAAAAGCTAAGTTGGGCAACGGTAATTATCCGTGAATGCTTTAGTCGCTATATTTTAAAAGTATTCCCATTTATTTATCTAATGGTGTTGTTCACACAAGAAAAACAACATCTAGGTGATTTTTTCAGTGATACATCTGTGGTCTCTGAGAATTTAATTCGGGCAAACCAGTTGTCATTTGAAAAGCAATAA